From Vulpes vulpes isolate BD-2025 chromosome 7, VulVul3, whole genome shotgun sequence, one genomic window encodes:
- the FAM221A gene encoding protein FAM221A isoform X3: protein MERLTLPSGGAAAVDDYLEYRRIVGDDDGGKLFTPEEYEEYKKKVLPMRLQNRLFVSWRSPTGMDCKLVGPETLCFCTHRYKQHKTDFETIPQQRPISLPCRVTGCPCRTYLYVPLNGTQPIRCRCKHFADQHSAAAGFICNVCSKCSGFHSCFTCACGQPAYAHDTVVETKQERLAQGKPVGQDVPYAAMGGLTGFSSLAEGYMRLDDSGIGAPSIEFLDSPVTTMDHPFLKSFQASSSSSPETLTDVGTSSQVSSIKRPEEDDMAFFERRYQERIKMEKVAKQKGKAPLPSSKKPS, encoded by the exons GTACCGGAG AATTGTTGGTGATGACGATGGAGGGAAACTTTTTACTCCTGAAGAATAtgaagaatacaaaaagaaagtACTACCGATGCGCTTACAGAACAGGTTATTTGTGAGCTGGCGATCACCGACTGGAATGGATTGTAAGCTTGTGGGGCCAGAGACACTGTGTTTTTGTACACATAG gtaTAAACAACATAAAACTGACTTTGAAACGATTCCGCAGCAGCGCCCCATTAGTCTCCCTTGCCGAGTGACTGGCTGCCCATGCAGGACTTACCTCTACGTCCCTCTGAATGGCACGCAGCCCATTCGCTGCAGGTGCAAGCACTTTGCGGATCAGCACAGTGCTGCGGCTGGCTTTATATGCAATGTCT GTTCCAAGTGTTCAGGATTCCATAGTTGCTTCACTTGTGCTTGTGGTCAGCCTGCATATGCTCATGACACAGTAGTGGAAACTAAGCAAGAAAGACTGGCTCAGGGAAAACCAGTGGGACAGGATGTTCCTTATGCAGCGATGGGAGGCTTAACTGGCTTCAGCTCACTGGCAGAAGGCTACATGCGATTAGATGACAGTGGGATTG GTGCACCTTCAATTGAATTTTTAGACTCTCCAGTTACAACCATGGACCACCCatttctaaaatcatttcaaGCATCATCTAGTTCTTCTCCAGAAACACTGACAGATG tAGGTACAAGTAGTCAAGTTTCTTCCATAAAGAGACCTGAGGAGGATGATATGGCTTTCTTTGAAAGACGATACCAAGAAAGG ataaagatgGAAAAGGTTGCtaagcagaaaggaaaagcacCATTGCCATCAAGTAAAAAACCTTCATGA
- the FAM221A gene encoding protein FAM221A isoform X1, producing the protein MLFFLVSPRKVFGSWETGIVGDDDGGKLFTPEEYEEYKKKVLPMRLQNRLFVSWRSPTGMDCKLVGPETLCFCTHRYKQHKTDFETIPQQRPISLPCRVTGCPCRTYLYVPLNGTQPIRCRCKHFADQHSAAAGFICNVCSKCSGFHSCFTCACGQPAYAHDTVVETKQERLAQGKPVGQDVPYAAMGGLTGFSSLAEGYMRLDDSGIGAPSIEFLDSPVTTMDHPFLKSFQASSSSSPETLTDVGTSSQVSSIKRPEEDDMAFFERRYQERIKMEKVAKQKGKAPLPSSKKPS; encoded by the exons ATGTTATTTTTTCTGGTCTCCCCAAGAAAGGTTTTTGGCAGCTGGGAGACTGG AATTGTTGGTGATGACGATGGAGGGAAACTTTTTACTCCTGAAGAATAtgaagaatacaaaaagaaagtACTACCGATGCGCTTACAGAACAGGTTATTTGTGAGCTGGCGATCACCGACTGGAATGGATTGTAAGCTTGTGGGGCCAGAGACACTGTGTTTTTGTACACATAG gtaTAAACAACATAAAACTGACTTTGAAACGATTCCGCAGCAGCGCCCCATTAGTCTCCCTTGCCGAGTGACTGGCTGCCCATGCAGGACTTACCTCTACGTCCCTCTGAATGGCACGCAGCCCATTCGCTGCAGGTGCAAGCACTTTGCGGATCAGCACAGTGCTGCGGCTGGCTTTATATGCAATGTCT GTTCCAAGTGTTCAGGATTCCATAGTTGCTTCACTTGTGCTTGTGGTCAGCCTGCATATGCTCATGACACAGTAGTGGAAACTAAGCAAGAAAGACTGGCTCAGGGAAAACCAGTGGGACAGGATGTTCCTTATGCAGCGATGGGAGGCTTAACTGGCTTCAGCTCACTGGCAGAAGGCTACATGCGATTAGATGACAGTGGGATTG GTGCACCTTCAATTGAATTTTTAGACTCTCCAGTTACAACCATGGACCACCCatttctaaaatcatttcaaGCATCATCTAGTTCTTCTCCAGAAACACTGACAGATG tAGGTACAAGTAGTCAAGTTTCTTCCATAAAGAGACCTGAGGAGGATGATATGGCTTTCTTTGAAAGACGATACCAAGAAAGG ataaagatgGAAAAGGTTGCtaagcagaaaggaaaagcacCATTGCCATCAAGTAAAAAACCTTCATGA
- the FAM221A gene encoding protein FAM221A isoform X2 → MERLTLPSGGAAAVDDYLEYRRIVGDDDGGKLFTPEEYEEYKKKVLPMRLQNRLFVSWRSPTGMDCKLVGPETLCFCTHRYKQHKTDFETIPQQRPISLPCRVTGCPCRTYLYVPLNGTQPIRCRCKHFADQHSAAAGFICNVCAPSIEFLDSPVTTMDHPFLKSFQASSSSSPETLTDVGTSSQVSSIKRPEEDDMAFFERRYQERIKMEKVAKQKGKAPLPSSKKPS, encoded by the exons GTACCGGAG AATTGTTGGTGATGACGATGGAGGGAAACTTTTTACTCCTGAAGAATAtgaagaatacaaaaagaaagtACTACCGATGCGCTTACAGAACAGGTTATTTGTGAGCTGGCGATCACCGACTGGAATGGATTGTAAGCTTGTGGGGCCAGAGACACTGTGTTTTTGTACACATAG gtaTAAACAACATAAAACTGACTTTGAAACGATTCCGCAGCAGCGCCCCATTAGTCTCCCTTGCCGAGTGACTGGCTGCCCATGCAGGACTTACCTCTACGTCCCTCTGAATGGCACGCAGCCCATTCGCTGCAGGTGCAAGCACTTTGCGGATCAGCACAGTGCTGCGGCTGGCTTTATATGCAATGTCT GTGCACCTTCAATTGAATTTTTAGACTCTCCAGTTACAACCATGGACCACCCatttctaaaatcatttcaaGCATCATCTAGTTCTTCTCCAGAAACACTGACAGATG tAGGTACAAGTAGTCAAGTTTCTTCCATAAAGAGACCTGAGGAGGATGATATGGCTTTCTTTGAAAGACGATACCAAGAAAGG ataaagatgGAAAAGGTTGCtaagcagaaaggaaaagcacCATTGCCATCAAGTAAAAAACCTTCATGA